The following are encoded in a window of Thermodesulfobacterium geofontis OPF15 genomic DNA:
- a CDS encoding VIT1/CCC1 transporter family protein has translation MEKEILALIENFQKNEITEEYVYRKLAKFVKDKNRETLLRIAEEEGKHASIWGKYTGKKFKPNFIKAFFYLFIAWIFSFTFAIKLMERNEKRAEKAYANLIKKIPEAQSILYEEENHEKELALMLDEERLNYIGSMVLGLNDALVELTGALAGLTFALQNTTLIGITAFIIGISAALSMSASEYLSTRSEEGERSPLKASIYTGIAYILTVIVLVFPYFIFSHFLLALGIAFFGALMIILIFTFFVSVVQERSFIKFFLEMFLVSSGVAILSFFIGILARTIFKVEV, from the coding sequence ATGGAAAAAGAAATTTTAGCACTTATTGAAAATTTTCAAAAAAATGAAATTACAGAGGAATATGTATATAGAAAACTTGCCAAATTTGTGAAAGATAAAAATAGAGAAACCCTTTTAAGGATTGCTGAAGAAGAAGGGAAACATGCAAGCATCTGGGGTAAATATACTGGGAAAAAATTCAAGCCTAATTTTATAAAAGCTTTCTTTTATCTTTTTATTGCCTGGATTTTTAGTTTCACCTTTGCAATAAAGCTTATGGAAAGAAATGAAAAGCGTGCAGAAAAAGCTTATGCAAACTTAATTAAGAAAATTCCAGAAGCTCAAAGTATTTTATATGAAGAAGAAAATCATGAAAAAGAATTAGCTTTAATGCTTGATGAAGAAAGATTAAATTATATAGGCTCTATGGTTCTTGGACTTAATGATGCTTTAGTTGAGCTTACAGGAGCTCTTGCAGGTCTTACCTTTGCTTTACAAAATACTACACTTATAGGGATTACAGCTTTTATTATTGGGATATCTGCAGCTCTCTCTATGTCTGCCTCTGAGTATCTTTCTACCAGATCAGAAGAGGGAGAAAGATCACCTTTAAAGGCTTCAATTTATACAGGGATAGCTTATATTTTAACAGTAATTGTTCTTGTTTTTCCTTATTTTATATTTTCTCATTTTCTTCTTGCTTTAGGGATTGCCTTTTTTGGTGCCTTAATGATTATTCTTATTTTTACCTTTTTTGTAAGTGTTGTTCAAGAAAGATCTTTTATTAAATTTTTCTTAGAGATGTTTTTGGTAAGCTCTGGAGTTGCAATTCTTTCCTTTTTTATAGGGATTCTTGCACGCACCATATTTAAAGTAGAGGTTTAA
- a CDS encoding anaerobic ribonucleoside-triphosphate reductase activating protein produces the protein MIKGFRGTSLIDYPGKIASVIYTYLCNFRCPYCYNIELVVPEEYNKLKDLSEDFILQELSRRKGFIKGVVITGGEPTLWGERLIYLIERIYYEIGLPIKLDTNGSNPELIKTLFNRGILDFLAIDFKTSPKRYHEIGGDFKKVEKTLNIAKAKPEKVEIRITFYPPLVSEKDLKEMIPYLKNFKYIAFQKYVPGKTLEKNEIPPYSQDFYEKAKNLFREFLPEVEIIERF, from the coding sequence ATGATAAAAGGATTTCGTGGAACAAGCTTAATAGATTATCCGGGGAAAATAGCTTCAGTAATTTATACTTATCTTTGCAATTTTCGTTGCCCTTATTGTTATAATATAGAACTTGTTGTTCCTGAAGAATATAATAAATTAAAAGATCTTTCTGAAGATTTTATTTTACAAGAACTTTCAAGAAGAAAGGGATTTATAAAAGGAGTTGTTATTACAGGAGGAGAACCCACTCTTTGGGGAGAAAGGCTAATCTATCTTATAGAAAGAATTTATTATGAAATTGGACTTCCAATAAAACTTGATACTAATGGGTCTAATCCTGAACTTATAAAAACACTTTTTAACAGAGGAATTCTTGATTTTTTAGCTATTGATTTTAAAACCTCGCCTAAAAGGTATCATGAAATAGGAGGAGATTTTAAAAAAGTAGAAAAAACATTAAATATAGCAAAAGCTAAGCCTGAAAAAGTAGAAATAAGAATTACCTTTTACCCTCCCTTAGTTTCGGAAAAAGATCTAAAGGAGATGATACCTTATTTAAAGAATTTTAAATACATTGCCTTTCAAAAATATGTGCCTGGTAAGACCTTAGAGAAAAATGAAATTCCTCCTTATTCCCAAGATTTTTATGAAAAAGCAAAAAACCTATTTAGAGAGTTTTTGCCAGAAGTAGAAATTATTGAAAGATTCTAA
- the thiE gene encoding thiamine phosphate synthase: protein MKDSKMKLSGLYVITDEKLTPYENDEILEKVEKALKGGAKIVQLRDKSHSDEFLLPYAKALKKLCEKYGAIFIVNDRVSLTLSANADGVHLGKEDPFIGEVRKILKDKIIGVSCYGDIRRAKEMEFLGASYVAFGSFFPSPTKPESEIIDKEILLSAKKVLKIPICAIGGITLDKAEELIKLSADMVAIVSDIWKAEDIEKRAKKYREIFKKYGKD, encoded by the coding sequence TTGAAAGATTCTAAAATGAAACTTTCAGGTCTTTATGTAATAACTGATGAAAAGCTTACACCCTACGAAAATGATGAAATTTTAGAAAAAGTTGAAAAGGCTTTAAAAGGAGGAGCTAAAATTGTTCAATTAAGAGATAAAAGCCATTCTGATGAATTTTTGCTTCCCTATGCTAAGGCTTTAAAAAAGCTTTGTGAGAAATATGGAGCAATTTTTATAGTTAATGATAGAGTTTCTCTTACTTTATCCGCTAACGCAGACGGAGTCCATCTTGGGAAAGAAGATCCTTTTATTGGAGAAGTTAGAAAAATTTTAAAAGATAAAATAATAGGAGTTTCCTGCTATGGAGACATTAGAAGGGCAAAAGAGATGGAATTTCTTGGAGCAAGTTATGTAGCCTTTGGGAGTTTTTTCCCATCTCCTACTAAACCAGAATCTGAAATAATTGATAAAGAAATTCTTTTATCAGCAAAAAAAGTTTTAAAAATTCCTATTTGTGCTATTGGTGGTATAACCTTAGATAAAGCTGAAGAATTAATTAAGCTTTCTGCAGATATGGTTGCAATTGTAAGTGATATATGGAAAGCCGAGGATATTGAAAAGAGGGCAAAAAAATATAGAGAAATCTTTAAAAAATATGGGAAAGATTAA
- a CDS encoding flavodoxin family protein — MYLLAIHGSPRKNGNSEILLDYFLKGINQKFISFEKIRLFELNYQPCIECGECETTGECILDDDFKELYKKIWNADFLVVSTPIFFYSHTSYVQAFFERFQAFWARKYLLKLPHPFNKKPKGILLSLGGTKGKKLFEGVVRSFKYVLDTIYGIYLGGLFFRGIDKKGEILNHKDYLELAKNVGFKLSTLSEKEIIESPEKLNLNTSPAP; from the coding sequence ATGTATCTTCTTGCTATCCATGGTAGTCCCAGAAAAAACGGAAATTCTGAAATTCTCTTAGATTATTTTTTAAAAGGTATTAACCAAAAATTTATTTCTTTTGAAAAAATAAGACTTTTTGAATTAAATTATCAACCCTGTATAGAATGTGGTGAATGTGAAACTACTGGAGAATGCATTTTAGATGATGATTTTAAAGAACTTTATAAAAAAATCTGGAATGCTGATTTTTTAGTGGTTTCAACTCCTATATTTTTCTATAGTCATACATCTTATGTACAAGCTTTTTTTGAAAGATTTCAAGCCTTTTGGGCAAGAAAATATCTCTTAAAACTCCCTCACCCTTTTAACAAAAAACCAAAGGGTATACTTCTTAGCCTTGGAGGGACAAAAGGAAAAAAACTTTTTGAAGGAGTGGTAAGAAGTTTCAAATATGTTCTTGATACTATTTATGGAATCTACCTTGGTGGTCTGTTTTTTAGAGGAATAGATAAAAAGGGAGAGATTTTAAATCATAAAGATTATTTAGAACTTGCTAAAAATGTAGGCTTTAAACTTTCTACTCTTTCAGAGAAAGAAATAATAGAATCTCCTGAAAAACTAAACCTTAATACAAGCCCAGCTCCTTAA
- a CDS encoding OmpA family protein, whose product MKKNILIGLLFIVIGIFLAGCAGESTKLYMKDVSNTTKTIDFPSGTITGAASKDQAKVLAQIFVDSHNMAMSEFSELKQKTSNIESATKNLEELNKKLEEEIQKLDANTQNILRASQSNLELAKKTLELIEELSKKQGTGEITIFFPVGSSKIKENSFEYQRLVNFLDYLARESKGRKILFISIGSASALGNKKINEKLAKERASAPIEIIKKYLINVPHEIFSVYGVGDFYSPKNVSMKEHERYQHTRLIAVYETEQIPNLPAEPMK is encoded by the coding sequence ATGAAAAAAAACATTTTAATAGGGTTACTTTTTATAGTAATAGGTATTTTTTTAGCAGGATGTGCAGGGGAAAGTACAAAACTTTATATGAAAGATGTATCTAATACTACAAAAACTATTGATTTTCCTTCTGGAACTATAACAGGTGCAGCATCCAAAGATCAAGCAAAGGTGCTTGCTCAAATCTTTGTAGACTCACATAATATGGCTATGAGTGAATTTTCTGAACTTAAACAAAAAACTTCAAATATTGAATCTGCTACTAAAAATTTGGAAGAACTTAATAAAAAATTAGAAGAAGAAATACAAAAACTTGATGCTAATACTCAAAACATACTAAGGGCAAGTCAGTCTAATTTAGAGTTAGCTAAAAAAACTTTAGAATTAATTGAAGAATTGTCAAAAAAACAAGGAACTGGTGAAATTACCATATTTTTCCCTGTAGGTTCAAGTAAAATTAAAGAAAATTCTTTTGAATATCAAAGATTAGTTAATTTTCTTGATTATCTTGCCAGAGAAAGTAAGGGTAGAAAAATTTTATTTATTTCTATAGGTAGTGCTTCAGCCTTAGGAAATAAAAAGATTAATGAAAAACTTGCTAAGGAAAGAGCATCTGCACCTATTGAAATTATTAAAAAATACTTAATTAACGTTCCTCATGAAATTTTTAGTGTTTATGGAGTTGGTGATTTTTATAGTCCAAAGAATGTATCTATGAAAGAGCATGAAAGATATCAACATACAAGACTTATAGCAGTATATGAAACTGAGCAAATACCTAATCTACCTGCAGAACCAATGAAATAA
- a CDS encoding MBL fold metallo-hydrolase, which produces MVKDLIKKIQWLGHDCFLIKSDLIIYFDPFQIKTGPKADIIFVTHPHYDHCSPEDIKKIAKEDTIIVTEKDSAKMLTGKIEIMKVGEEKTVKGIKVKAVPAYNIGKTFHTKDKGWLGFVVEIEGVKIYHAGDTDFIPEMKDIKTDIALLPVSGTYVMTADEAVSATLTIKPQIAIPMHYGSIVGSEKDAEKFAKALEGKIEVIILPKS; this is translated from the coding sequence ATGGTTAAAGATTTGATTAAAAAAATTCAGTGGTTAGGGCATGATTGTTTTCTTATTAAAAGTGATTTAATTATTTATTTTGATCCCTTTCAAATAAAAACAGGCCCTAAAGCAGATATTATCTTTGTTACTCATCCTCATTATGATCATTGTTCTCCAGAAGATATAAAAAAAATTGCTAAAGAAGATACAATTATTGTGACAGAAAAAGATTCAGCCAAAATGCTTACTGGTAAAATAGAAATAATGAAAGTAGGAGAAGAAAAGACAGTTAAAGGAATAAAAGTAAAGGCTGTCCCAGCTTATAATATAGGAAAAACATTTCATACTAAGGATAAAGGATGGCTTGGTTTTGTAGTAGAAATAGAGGGAGTAAAAATTTATCATGCAGGAGACACAGATTTTATTCCAGAAATGAAAGATATAAAAACAGATATAGCACTTTTGCCTGTTTCAGGAACATATGTTATGACTGCTGATGAAGCAGTATCCGCTACCCTTACTATTAAACCTCAAATAGCTATTCCTATGCACTATGGAAGTATTGTTGGTTCAGAAAAGGATGCAGAAAAATTTGCTAAGGCTTTAGAAGGAAAAATTGAGGTAATCATTCTACCTAAGAGCTAA
- a CDS encoding radical SAM protein: MEFLSLFFCFWENIWDFFNHSKSNFRNKKLNCQETSLSFNEPTFLLEYAVDVFKLAKSYGYYNTYVTNGYMSEKALQLLISAGLDGINIDIKGDKKVVKLYCNADAEKIWRNAKIAKEKGIKTLEAGIEIGKDIRLKYVYCGNVPGHKFENTIALIVELF; the protein is encoded by the coding sequence TTGGAATTTTTATCTTTATTTTTCTGTTTTTGGGAAAATATTTGGGATTTTTTTAATCATAGCAAGTCTAATTTTAGGAACAAAAAACTAAATTGCCAAGAAACAAGCCTCTCTTTTAATGAGCCTACTTTTCTTTTAGAATACGCTGTAGATGTTTTTAAATTAGCCAAATCTTACGGATATTACAATACTTATGTAACAAATGGATATATGAGTGAAAAGGCCTTACAACTTCTTATTTCCGCTGGACTTGACGGAATAAATATTGATATAAAAGGTGATAAAAAAGTAGTAAAGCTTTATTGTAATGCTGATGCGGAAAAAATTTGGAGAAATGCAAAAATAGCAAAAGAAAAAGGTATAAAAACTCTTGAAGCAGGCATAGAAATTGGTAAAGATATAAGACTTAAATATGTTTATTGTGGAAATGTTCCTGGGCATAAATTTGAAAATACTATTGCCCTGATTGTGGAACTATTTTAA
- a CDS encoding GGDEF domain-containing response regulator, with product MSKILLVDDDKIVLRVLSKIIGEKIKLPTDQVMNFKELERVVSENSYLLCVCDYHLPDAEHGEAIDFLIKNKIPTIVLTASYDEKIREEILEKGVVDYLVKGTPNILEHVIYAITRALKNRNTKILIVDDSQTDRALMKKILKNMLFQVFEAKSGLETLEILSANPDIKLIVLDYYLPEEDTVELIYSIREKFKKNEVGIIVVSGIIKSNMIPILLKAGANDFLSKPFSKEEFMVRINNTIEMLDMIKELEFYAYRDPLTGLHNRRYFFEEAPKLWTLAKRQNSKLACIVIDIDDFKKINDIYGHSVGDEVLKDFAKHLKNFFRRKSDLIARTGGEEFTLLVGYEEKEKLLEYLEKFRKHIEENILKLKENSKELEIRYTISMGVELELTNSLKEMIILADRKLYKSKEKGKNSITF from the coding sequence ATGTCTAAAATACTTTTAGTTGATGATGATAAAATAGTTTTAAGAGTTCTTTCTAAGATAATCGGAGAAAAAATTAAATTGCCTACTGATCAAGTAATGAATTTTAAAGAATTAGAAAGGGTGGTATCAGAAAATTCTTATTTACTTTGTGTTTGTGATTATCATCTTCCAGATGCTGAGCATGGAGAAGCTATTGATTTTCTTATAAAAAATAAAATTCCTACTATTGTCTTAACTGCATCCTATGATGAAAAGATAAGGGAAGAAATTCTTGAAAAAGGTGTGGTAGATTATTTAGTTAAAGGAACCCCTAATATACTTGAACATGTTATTTATGCTATTACAAGAGCCTTAAAAAATAGAAATACTAAAATTCTTATTGTTGATGATTCCCAGACCGACAGGGCTTTAATGAAAAAAATTTTAAAAAATATGCTTTTTCAAGTATTTGAAGCTAAAAGTGGTTTAGAAACTTTAGAAATATTATCAGCTAATCCAGATATAAAGCTAATAGTTTTGGACTACTATTTGCCAGAAGAAGATACTGTAGAATTAATATATTCTATTAGAGAAAAATTTAAGAAAAATGAAGTGGGAATTATTGTAGTTTCAGGAATTATCAAAAGTAATATGATACCTATTCTTTTAAAAGCTGGAGCAAATGATTTTCTCAGTAAACCCTTTAGTAAAGAAGAATTTATGGTAAGAATAAACAATACCATTGAAATGTTAGATATGATAAAGGAGTTAGAATTTTATGCCTATAGAGATCCACTCACAGGACTTCATAATAGAAGATATTTCTTTGAGGAGGCTCCAAAATTGTGGACTCTTGCAAAAAGGCAGAATTCTAAATTAGCTTGCATAGTTATAGATATAGACGATTTTAAAAAGATTAATGATATTTATGGACACAGCGTAGGAGATGAAGTTTTAAAGGATTTTGCCAAACATCTAAAGAATTTTTTTAGAAGAAAAAGTGATTTAATTGCCCGTACAGGAGGAGAAGAATTTACTTTACTTGTAGGTTATGAAGAAAAAGAAAAACTTTTGGAATATTTGGAAAAATTTAGAAAACATATAGAAGAAAATATTCTGAAACTTAAGGAAAATTCAAAAGAGTTGGAAATAAGATATACTATCTCTATGGGGGTTGAGTTAGAACTCACTAACTCCTTAAAAGAAATGATAATTTTGGCAGACCGTAAACTTTATAAATCAAAAGAAAAAGGAAAAAATAGTATAACTTTTTAA
- a CDS encoding mannose-1-phosphate guanylyltransferase/mannose-6-phosphate isomerase: protein MKVLILAGGSGTRLWPASRETYPKQFLKLNGKKSLLQQTIERILKISSPEDIILLTNEQYKFHVLAELNEISENLTDKILLEPARRNTAPAIALGIKYCLERLSVEPSEVLFVCPSDHIIKPVEKFIEYVRLAEKVAKQGYLITFGIKPLYPETGYGYIKITGEDRGGYYPVERFTEKPNLETVKRFLSEGNYFWNSGMFAFTIETMIEELKLYAPEIYQLFNHPLEAMIANFHKMPDISIDYAVMEKSKKVVAIPMDIYWSDIGSWDSLYDVLEKDEKGNVILGNVLTKETEGSLIIGNKRLIATIDLKDLIIVETDDAILIAKKGSAQKVKHIVEELKAWNRVEALEHKTVYRPWGEYTVLEEGPRYKIKRIVVKPGAKLSLQMHYHRSEHWVVVKGTAKVTIGDKVMYVHENESAYVPKSTPHRLENPGKVPLEIIEVQNGEYLGEDDIVRFDDEYGRGS, encoded by the coding sequence ATGAAAGTTTTAATTCTTGCTGGTGGTTCAGGAACAAGGCTTTGGCCTGCATCAAGAGAAACTTACCCTAAGCAATTTTTGAAACTTAATGGCAAAAAATCCCTCCTTCAGCAAACAATTGAAAGGATTTTAAAAATTTCATCTCCTGAAGACATTATCTTACTTACTAATGAGCAGTATAAATTTCATGTGCTTGCAGAGTTAAACGAGATTTCTGAAAACCTTACCGATAAAATTCTTCTTGAGCCAGCAAGAAGAAACACCGCCCCTGCTATAGCCCTTGGAATAAAATATTGTTTAGAAAGGCTTAGTGTTGAGCCTTCTGAAGTTTTATTCGTTTGCCCCTCGGACCACATTATAAAGCCGGTAGAAAAATTTATTGAATATGTGAGGTTAGCTGAAAAGGTAGCAAAACAAGGTTATCTTATAACTTTTGGGATTAAGCCCCTATATCCAGAAACAGGTTATGGCTACATTAAAATCACTGGTGAAGATCGGGGAGGCTATTATCCAGTTGAGAGATTTACCGAAAAACCAAACCTTGAAACCGTAAAAAGATTCTTAAGCGAAGGAAACTACTTTTGGAATTCAGGAATGTTTGCCTTTACTATCGAAACCATGATAGAAGAGCTAAAGCTTTATGCTCCAGAAATTTATCAACTTTTTAATCATCCTTTAGAGGCTATGATAGCAAACTTTCATAAGATGCCGGATATTTCAATTGATTATGCTGTTATGGAAAAATCAAAAAAGGTTGTTGCCATTCCGATGGACATTTATTGGAGTGACATAGGCTCTTGGGATAGTCTTTATGACGTGTTAGAAAAGGATGAGAAAGGAAATGTCATCTTGGGTAATGTTTTAACTAAGGAGACAGAGGGTTCATTGATAATAGGGAATAAAAGGCTTATAGCAACGATTGATTTAAAAGATCTTATCATAGTAGAAACCGATGATGCTATTCTTATTGCTAAAAAGGGGTCGGCTCAAAAAGTTAAGCATATAGTAGAGGAGCTTAAAGCCTGGAATCGTGTTGAGGCTTTAGAGCATAAGACGGTTTATCGTCCTTGGGGTGAGTATACTGTTCTTGAGGAAGGTCCAAGGTATAAAATAAAAAGGATAGTTGTTAAACCAGGGGCAAAGTTAAGTCTTCAGATGCATTACCATCGGAGTGAGCATTGGGTGGTGGTGAAAGGAACTGCCAAGGTAACGATTGGGGATAAAGTAATGTATGTTCATGAGAACGAATCAGCCTATGTGCCAAAGTCAACCCCACATAGACTTGAAAACCCAGGAAAAGTCCCACTTGAAATCATAGAGGTTCAAAACGGAGAATATTTAGGAGAGGACGACATCGTGAGATTTGATGATGAATATGGGAGAGGATCATAA
- a CDS encoding nucleotidyltransferase domain-containing protein, with translation MSLSKVRLSTEEIEAIKRIIRQYDEDAQVFLFGSRTDPEKKGGDIDLIVISQKIDDVLRRKIKVDLFLALGDRKIDLIVTDNPYKDLFTKIMIESGIKL, from the coding sequence ATGAGTTTATCAAAAGTAAGACTATCTACTGAAGAAATAGAAGCTATAAAAAGAATTATAAGGCAATACGACGAAGATGCTCAAGTTTTTTTGTTTGGTAGTCGTACCGACCCTGAAAAAAAGGGCGGTGATATTGACCTAATTGTAATTTCCCAAAAGATAGATGATGTTTTAAGAAGAAAGATTAAAGTAGATTTATTTTTGGCTTTAGGTGATCGGAAGATAGATCTTATTGTGACAGATAATCCATATAAAGATTTATTTACTAAAATAATGATAGAATCTGGAATTAAGCTATAA
- a CDS encoding ATP-binding protein, with amino-acid sequence MPYKFIVSGSGSLDLKEKIHESLVGRKRVFELYPVSFKEFVNFKTNYRYEESLEEFFEVEKVKTESLLNEYLNFGGYPRVVLEEKLSEKVRIIDEIYRSYLDKDVSYLIKSEKVDVYSSLIKLLAGQIGRLINYSELSSTLGISLQTLKNYLWYAEKTFIIHRLTPYFRNVRKEITKSPVIYFYDLGLRNYALGFFGKVEFSPDIGFLFKNFVFNIIKEKFRFTGASVHFWRTKDKAEVDFVINFGKEVIPIEAKYKKLKEPTVERSLRSFIEKYHPKEAWVINLALEYEVKIDKTIVKFLPFYRLLM; translated from the coding sequence TTGCCTTACAAATTTATTGTTTCTGGCTCAGGCAGTTTAGATTTAAAAGAGAAAATCCATGAGTCTTTAGTTGGCAGAAAAAGAGTGTTTGAATTATACCCGGTCTCTTTCAAGGAATTTGTTAATTTTAAAACTAATTATCGCTACGAAGAGAGCCTTGAAGAATTTTTTGAGGTTGAAAAAGTAAAAACTGAGAGTTTGCTTAATGAATATTTAAATTTTGGAGGCTATCCAAGGGTCGTTCTTGAAGAAAAGCTTAGTGAAAAAGTAAGAATAATTGATGAAATTTATCGTAGCTATTTGGATAAGGATGTATCTTATTTGATTAAATCAGAAAAGGTTGATGTTTATAGTTCATTAATAAAACTTTTAGCTGGTCAAATTGGTAGACTAATTAATTATTCAGAATTGTCTTCAACCTTAGGAATATCCCTTCAGACTCTTAAAAACTATTTATGGTATGCAGAAAAAACTTTTATTATTCATAGATTGACTCCTTATTTTAGAAATGTTAGAAAAGAAATTACTAAATCACCTGTCATATATTTCTATGATTTAGGTTTAAGGAATTATGCTTTAGGTTTTTTTGGTAAAGTAGAGTTTTCACCTGATATAGGGTTTCTTTTCAAAAATTTTGTTTTTAATATAATAAAAGAAAAATTTAGATTTACAGGAGCAAGTGTTCATTTCTGGAGAACAAAAGATAAAGCAGAGGTTGATTTTGTAATTAATTTTGGCAAAGAGGTTATACCAATAGAAGCAAAATATAAAAAACTAAAGGAGCCAACGGTCGAAAGGTCGTTAAGGAGCTTTATTGAGAAATATCACCCTAAGGAAGCATGGGTAATTAACTTAGCTTTAGAATATGAAGTGAAAATAGATAAAACTATCGTAAAATTTTTACCCTTTTATAGACTTTTGATGTGA
- a CDS encoding DUF2281 domain-containing protein produces the protein MQERKRLEDIIKELPEDLRKELEDFAQFLWEKKFKQGPKQKSYI, from the coding sequence ATGCAAGAGAGAAAAAGGCTTGAGGATATTATAAAAGAATTGCCTGAAGACTTGAGAAAAGAGCTTGAGGACTTTGCCCAATTTTTATGGGAGAAGAAATTTAAGCAAGGTCCCAAACAAAAAAGTTACATTTAA
- a CDS encoding type II toxin-antitoxin system PemK/MazF family toxin: MIHESENDVILAFITSKIPTKISDTDVLLTKEHPSFEKTGLKTDSLIKLDKVVTVLKDLIVGEIGEIDDTLKDEINAKLQKIFKL; the protein is encoded by the coding sequence GTGATTCATGAAAGTGAGAATGATGTAATTCTGGCATTTATCACGTCAAAAATACCAACAAAGATTTCTGACACAGATGTTTTATTAACAAAAGAACACCCTTCTTTTGAGAAGACAGGATTAAAAACGGATTCTTTGATTAAGCTTGATAAAGTTGTTACAGTATTAAAAGATTTAATAGTTGGAGAAATAGGCGAAATCGATGATACTCTTAAAGATGAAATAAATGCAAAACTTCAGAAAATTTTCAAATTGTAA
- a CDS encoding lipid II flippase MurJ yields the protein MNKIDTNILAPLKNLLNLSSKPEAIRHALIRSSFLNLLARGAGYLKHLAIAILLGFSYKTDAVFMALSLLGIFLLFADVFDSIGVPNLVSARLNGEEDFKSLSALLLTFTLILSFSILVFSIILYPILKHIPIGFSKEAKDYLSISYFLLLPYLFLNFIFHHFGAVLRSLRRFTEYFVGELIFSVSSFIFTALGLYFFRDFRVIPISFSISQVLATLFLLLRAKEFIHLKFYLDERAHLILKHFFYLSALYGVFHLYIFVDRAFASLTGEKGISALTYGLMVVTVPKNIVKLEHMAITALSEVKASMGKINLYIKYSFLISLPFMIGFFILANFLISFFFGYGKFSLVDVELTAEATKYYALSLAFMFIWPILYRASQVLNLLKPVFFIAILGILANALFNYLFVVVYNLGIKGICLATFFAYFILCFLGYLVLYFAQKNS from the coding sequence ATGAACAAAATTGATACAAACATTTTGGCACCTCTGAAAAATCTGTTAAACCTTAGTAGCAAGCCTGAAGCTATAAGGCATGCCCTTATAAGGTCTTCTTTTCTCAATCTTCTTGCAAGAGGAGCTGGATATCTAAAACATTTAGCTATTGCTATTCTTCTTGGCTTTAGCTATAAGACTGATGCAGTATTTATGGCTTTATCTTTGCTTGGAATTTTTCTTCTTTTTGCCGATGTATTTGATTCAATAGGAGTTCCAAACTTAGTTTCTGCAAGATTAAACGGAGAAGAAGATTTTAAAAGTTTATCTGCACTTTTACTTACTTTTACTCTAATTTTGTCTTTTTCAATTTTAGTTTTTTCAATTATACTTTATCCAATTTTAAAACACATCCCTATAGGTTTTAGCAAAGAAGCAAAGGATTACTTAAGTATATCCTATTTTCTTCTTCTTCCATATTTATTTTTAAACTTTATCTTTCATCATTTTGGAGCAGTTTTAAGAAGCCTTCGCAGATTTACAGAGTATTTTGTGGGGGAATTAATTTTTTCTGTTTCAAGTTTTATCTTTACAGCTTTAGGTCTTTATTTTTTTCGCGATTTTAGGGTAATTCCTATTTCTTTTTCTATTTCTCAAGTTTTGGCAACTTTATTTTTACTTTTGAGAGCAAAGGAATTTATTCATTTAAAATTTTATCTTGATGAAAGAGCTCATTTAATTTTGAAGCATTTTTTCTATCTTTCAGCTTTGTATGGAGTTTTTCATTTATACATTTTTGTTGATAGAGCTTTTGCATCTTTGACAGGTGAGAAAGGAATTTCAGCCTTAACCTATGGTTTAATGGTTGTAACAGTGCCTAAAAATATAGTTAAGCTTGAGCACATGGCTATAACTGCTTTATCTGAAGTAAAGGCGTCTATGGGGAAAATTAATCTTTATATAAAATATTCATTTTTGATAAGTCTTCCTTTCATGATAGGTTTTTTTATTTTAGCAAACTTTTTAATTTCTTTCTTTTTTGGTTATGGGAAATTTAGTTTAGTAGATGTTGAATTAACAGCAGAAGCAACAAAATATTATGCTCTAAGCCTTGCCTTTATGTTTATCTGGCCTATTCTTTACCGAGCTTCTCAAGTGCTAAACTTACTAAAACCTGTTTTTTTCATTGCCATCCTTGGCATCCTTGCCAATGCACTTTTTAATTATCTTTTCGTAGTAGTCTATAATCTTGGGATTAAAGGGATCTGTCTTGCAACCTTTTTCGCTTATTTTATACTTTGTTTTTTAGGCTATTTAGTATTATATTTTGCTCAAAAAAATAGTTAA